A single genomic interval of Armigeres subalbatus isolate Guangzhou_Male chromosome 1, GZ_Asu_2, whole genome shotgun sequence harbors:
- the LOC134207433 gene encoding uncharacterized protein LOC134207433, producing the protein MDLTHTLLRTPLEEDYATDVPGEDAAAAEVRKAKLKKRIEDDVEALDQIVMIVNNDVLNKLIGLEYAKEAMDTLVKTYQKAGTAAMVNMRDRLYTIKHRNHGKLSAIFDEYDLIIRELDRMGSRMTTSEKMHALLIAIPDKYRHVKGALIVLSNEELCPKPVTEVKRMFLDAEAGEGERKEQKNVTLESKKKMTRCFGCNEFGHYKNK; encoded by the exons ATGGACCTCACACATACGCTGTTGCGTACGCCGCTCGAAGAGGACTATGCTACCGATGTTCCAGGTGAAGACGCAGCTGCAGCAGAGGTACGGAAGGCTAAATTGAAAAAGCGAATTGAAGATGACGTGGAGGCTTTGGATCAAATAGTGATGATCGTCAACAACGACGTGTTGAACAAACTCATTG gtCTGGAGTACGCCAAGGAGGCGATGGATACATTGGTCAAAACGTACCAAAAAGCTGGTACTGCCGCTATGGTCAATATGCGCGACCGTCTGTATACCATCAAACACCGGAACCATGGAAAGCTGTCAGCAATATTCGACGAATACGACCTCATTATCCGTGAGTTGGATAGAATGGGATCCAGGATGACAACCTCAGAAAAGATGCACGCGTTACTGATTGCCATACCGGACAAATATCGCCATGTGAAGGGAGCCCTAATAGTTTTGTCCAATGAAGAGCTGTGTCCAAAACCAGTAACCGAGGTGAAACGCATGTTTTTGGATGCTGAAGCTGGGGAAGGAGAACGTAAGGAGCAGAAAAACGTAACACTGGAATCTAAAAAGAAAATGACGAGATGTTTTGGTTGCAACGAATTTgggcattacaaaaacaaatga